In one window of Micromonospora cathayae DNA:
- a CDS encoding MFS transporter translates to MSLPWRARAALLVCCGTLFLGVLDGTALNLALPSLQRDLRLTTPELQWVATSNALVRASLTLLCGAIADRYGRRRVFRLGLAVFVVGSLLCSVAPDAGWLIASRGLQGAGGALMAPPALALIANLFPDAQRRGRALGTWSATAGVSAACGPLVGGVLVQAAGWRSVFLVGVGGAGLLYLGTRLLPDGRVDGPTRRLDGLGNTLAALVLVGFTFALIDGPSRGWTSGAVLTAVAVALVAAIGYAPAARRRPDPVLDPAHLAVPALRGAVLSAVVAYLALAGFTFVNTFYLQQVRGFSPLETGVLTLPTTVGTLVLANVSGRIVGRRGGRLPATAGHLCFVASMALLAVVVTTDAWLPVLLVGYLLLGAGMGLVNPPATNTAVNSLPGERAGVASAITSASRQIGTNLGVAVLGAVVVSVLAATGQPTDDIARVAAESGDDFTTALRVAYGLVAATAVVTAWATWRLFRPPPARKEVVADADLAAPSTATPVT, encoded by the coding sequence ATGTCGCTGCCCTGGCGCGCCCGCGCCGCCCTGCTGGTCTGCTGCGGGACCCTGTTCCTCGGCGTCCTGGACGGCACCGCGTTGAACCTGGCCCTCCCCTCCCTCCAGCGCGACCTGCGGTTGACCACCCCCGAGTTGCAGTGGGTGGCGACCAGCAACGCGCTGGTCCGGGCCAGTCTCACCCTGCTGTGCGGCGCGATCGCCGACCGGTACGGGCGGCGGCGGGTGTTCCGGCTCGGCCTGGCGGTCTTCGTCGTCGGTTCCCTGCTGTGCAGCGTGGCACCGGACGCCGGCTGGCTGATCGCCAGCCGCGGCCTGCAGGGCGCCGGGGGTGCGCTGATGGCCCCACCGGCGCTGGCCCTGATCGCCAACCTGTTCCCCGACGCGCAGCGGCGGGGCCGGGCACTGGGCACCTGGAGCGCCACGGCCGGGGTCTCCGCCGCGTGCGGCCCGCTGGTCGGCGGGGTGCTGGTGCAGGCCGCCGGCTGGCGCAGCGTCTTCCTGGTCGGCGTGGGCGGGGCGGGGCTGCTGTACCTGGGCACCCGGCTGCTGCCCGACGGTCGGGTGGACGGTCCGACGCGCCGCCTCGACGGGCTGGGCAACACCCTGGCCGCGCTGGTCCTGGTCGGCTTCACCTTCGCGCTGATCGACGGCCCGAGCCGGGGCTGGACCAGCGGGGCCGTGCTGACCGCGGTGGCGGTGGCCCTGGTCGCGGCGATCGGCTACGCGCCGGCCGCCCGGCGGCGACCCGACCCGGTGCTCGACCCGGCGCACCTGGCCGTCCCCGCGCTGCGCGGGGCGGTGCTCAGCGCGGTCGTGGCCTACCTCGCGCTGGCCGGCTTCACCTTCGTCAACACGTTCTACCTGCAACAGGTCCGTGGCTTCAGCCCGCTGGAGACCGGCGTGCTGACCCTGCCGACCACGGTGGGCACGCTGGTCCTGGCCAACGTGTCCGGCCGGATCGTCGGCCGGCGCGGAGGCCGGCTGCCCGCCACCGCCGGGCACCTGTGCTTCGTGGCGTCCATGGCGCTGCTCGCCGTGGTCGTCACCACCGACGCCTGGCTGCCGGTGCTGCTGGTCGGCTACCTGCTCCTCGGGGCGGGCATGGGCCTGGTGAACCCGCCGGCCACCAACACGGCGGTGAACAGCCTGCCCGGGGAGCGGGCCGGGGTGGCCAGCGCCATCACCAGCGCGTCCCGGCAGATCGGCACCAACCTCGGCGTCGCCGTCCTCGGCGCGGTCGTGGTGTCGGTGCTGGCGGCCACCGGCCAACCGACCGACGACATCGCCCGGGTCGCCGCCGAGTCCGGCGACGACTTCACCACCGCCCTACGCGTCGCCTACGGGCTGGTGGCGGCCACCGCCGTGGTCACCGCCTGGGCGACCTGGCGGCTGTTCCGCCCGCCACCGGCCCGGAAGGAGGTGGTGGCCGACGCCGACCTGGCCGCTCCATCCACCGCGACACCCGTCACATGA
- a CDS encoding ABC transporter substrate-binding protein, with protein MALKKVKSVRTGAIFTLPYLVGLEHGYFAEEGIDLELVAPGSYDAVLKPIEEHELVSSFGGISKPFESGDVSLYRACEWGQIRRSADSTRGGQIIAKRAAVASQAIFVRPDSGIHHPQGLAGKTVGVNFHHGSHYLAIQSLEGFLEPDEIKVVHAGGPAERFRKLREGEIDAVALMEPWTTAAEKLGYVLITEAFYVGSEIASADVDPETFAAVDRAVRRAVKKINEDIRPYLHHFVDEVPAELVKLTPEDFRLGRLRYADPEPYPEGEFERTYRWMVKWGLISPESTFTSIVDNRVVSV; from the coding sequence GTGGCACTCAAGAAGGTCAAGAGCGTCCGTACCGGCGCCATCTTCACACTCCCCTACCTGGTCGGACTCGAGCACGGGTACTTCGCCGAGGAGGGCATCGACCTGGAACTGGTCGCCCCCGGCTCGTACGACGCCGTGCTCAAGCCGATCGAGGAACACGAGCTGGTCAGCTCGTTCGGCGGCATCTCCAAGCCGTTCGAGAGCGGCGACGTCTCCCTCTACCGGGCCTGCGAGTGGGGCCAGATCCGGCGCTCGGCCGACAGCACCCGGGGTGGGCAGATCATCGCCAAGCGGGCGGCGGTCGCCAGCCAGGCGATCTTCGTCCGGCCGGACTCCGGCATCCACCACCCGCAGGGCCTGGCCGGGAAGACGGTCGGGGTGAACTTCCACCACGGCTCGCACTACCTGGCCATCCAGTCGCTGGAAGGGTTCCTGGAGCCCGACGAGATCAAGGTGGTGCACGCCGGCGGCCCGGCCGAACGCTTCCGCAAGCTGCGCGAGGGCGAGATCGACGCGGTCGCGCTGATGGAGCCGTGGACCACCGCCGCCGAGAAGCTCGGCTACGTGCTGATCACCGAGGCGTTCTACGTCGGCTCGGAGATCGCCAGCGCCGACGTGGACCCGGAGACCTTCGCCGCGGTGGACCGGGCGGTCCGCCGGGCGGTCAAGAAGATCAACGAGGACATCCGGCCGTACCTGCACCACTTCGTCGACGAGGTGCCCGCGGAACTGGTGAAGCTGACCCCGGAGGACTTCCGGCTCGGCCGGCTGCGCTACGCCGACCCGGAGCCGTACCCGGAGGGCGAGTTCGAGCGGACCTACCGGTGGATGGTCAAGTGGGGCCTGATCTCGCCGGAGTCGACGTTCACCTCCATCGTGGACAACCGCGTCGTGTCGGTGTGA